TGATACACGTTTACGAATTGCAAAGCATGTATGATCGCAAGGGGTGTCAACGCCTATACTTGTGATCACATCACAAACTAATCCTTAAGCGTGCGTACGTTTCTGGACATCTATCTTAACAGAACACTTAGTTCACGCGCATTAGACAATTTATTGTTGTGGCCTAATTCTCGCAGTTTTGAATTTTCCACCCTCTACGTTTTGCGAGGCGACCCTAGACGTTGGTTGCCATCGTCGGAGATGTCTCTGGTCAGTGGTGAGCAGGGAAAGAAATGGAGTGGAATTAATAAGTTCTTGATTGACGGGAAAGACGTTCCATGGTATGAGTTGCCATGGACGCCAGGTTATACTACTTTAATTAGAATCTTGCTATAGTTTTGGTGTTCATATAGCAAAGTGTGCCTTGTAGATGCCAAGTATGTGGTTTCTTATTCGATTGTACAACATTTAAACGCGAACGATTTAAAACTTCACGTTGACACGATATTGAATCTTTTTGTTTGCCGTATACTCAATCGTCAAGTGACGCAACTATGGAGGTGAAACGAATAATATTTGGTTCTATGACAAAAACTTCCTCACGCATTATAACTCCTACGCGCTGTGCTATTATTACGCGCATTTGTTTAGTAAGGACTCACCAGCAATAAGTCATAGGGTGCCGTTTTACCGTGATTTATCGGAAAGTTCAATCTTCCGTCCTGTGGTTGCTTCGTTATTTGTTAAAGTTTTATATCCATACCAGTTCATATAGATCTCCATCAACAACTACAAATGTCACATAGTGCGATGCAACCTTTTCTGAGTTGGGTGTAAACGAGAAGTGTACCCACCTCCTCGTGTTCATTAGATACGGCAGACTGTCCTTTCCTTCCGAACTTGGCATGCAACTCATGGACTTGTTTCGTATTATTGATAACCTGGAGTGTTTAATAAGTTCAATAACATTGCCTACTATTCCCCTTTCCTGCGGCGACGCATGCAATGTTTGGCGTCTTATATGACGAAAGATGGAATCATTTGTGATGTGTCGATTTTCACTTATATTGTTGAGTAGGTGAAGCAGGGCGTATGTTCCGCACTGGTTGCGTAGATTCTGTGTCTCAATATCCACGATTTGTTGCCGCAAACCTGGTATGCGAACCACACGTTTGGCGACACATGTTTTTGCACCGTGTATCTCTCGTTTGTTTCTCGATACTTAGTTATCTATGTGTCGATGTTTGCAACCGTATGGTGTATGTTTACCTTATCAGTGAACGGTATCGTGACAATGACGCCTACTATTGGCCGTTTCACCTGCGTGGTTGACATAAGCATTTAACGTTGGTTCGAGCATTCGATTCTTTTTCAGCCTTCACATAATCACAGAGAATACAATGCAGGCTATGTTGCCGATTTACAATTTTTGTAGTTAATCTCTAAGCAATATCCGCCACGCTCGCGCTGACCAGTTTTAGTTATGAACCTATCGTTACGCAGAGTATATGACGTATGTAGCTCATATTCCACGCCTACATGTCACTACGTCCACGCACAAGCCATTCGTGTATTTATCGGGTTTTACAAACCTGGAAACTACGAGGGGAACATACGGGCCAAATAAGTCAGTGATCACTCACCATATCGTACGCCCAAGATTCCCATGCCGGGAGGTCTGCAAAAACTAGTTTGCGTTGCCCTAATGCCGCGGCGTATTCGCTGAAAATGATCGGGCAGGCCTCCAACGGAGCGAATCTGCGTACCACCGTATTCCGGGTCATGATGTGTGCATCCTTTCAGCTACCGTCCACATATACAGCCACATATACGCAACCAATCTATCATAAAGACCATTTTTATATGACGGGCACGACTCAACGTGCTAGTAAATTGTACTATGGCTACGCATGGCCCCAGCACCTCCGAAGTGGCCACAAATACATAGCGGTACAGTCCGAATGCATAATTCTAACCGAGTTTATTACTATCGCTATGCGGCTGAAAACAGAAAGTTGGAAAATGGCAAATCTCCATACTAAGCGCTATTCCATGTCACAAATCCGACGTGTGGACGCAACTAAATACAAAACACTCAAACGCAGCAATCAGCTACATTAGGTTTGTTGTAAACTGATGGGTGTTATAGTCAACAATCAGCTGAGACTTGACGTGTTGTCTGACTGAGCGTTATGCCTCGCGCGGCAAGGTGCTTATCTCTGCGTAAATAGACAAGTTACACACGCTTATATGATCAATAAATCCATTTTTGACATAAGAAGATAACAAAACTGTTGTACGGGCTCAGTTAGGGCTTTGGTTGTGTGTTACGGTACATCCCCATAGGAGGTGTCGTCGTGGAAACCACAGCGTATCTGGAAGCGCACCACTCTTTATCGGTCCCCTATCGTAAATACCAGCTTTGTCTCTACAGCGAAAACTAGGTATGTCCTGCTTGCCCGTTGGGATACGCTGAATTGTGCGGTGCCGGCCTCAGTCGCGTCGTCGTGCTGGGTTTTTTATCGGTATCGCCAGCGCCTGCGATTCAGTATATGCCATCTTAATTATACTGTAATCTACTGCATTAACGCTTTGCCAGGTGTTGTATAAAAATGGCAAAGTCGAAGAACCACACGAATCACAACCAGGTTAGTTGCGTACGTTGGTTTTTGGCATTTTCGCGTAGATTCGCAAGGCCCATCGTAACGGTATCAAGAAAGTGAGGATTCCCAGGAAGATTTCAACGAAGGGGGTACGTTTATTCACGGCCGTTTTTGCACAACTTCTCCATCGGTTGGCGGCTACAGCTCTGCGTTGTTTTCGCCGTCGAGGTGTTTTCTGGCTGCACTTAGTATGATGTTGTGCATTTCCGAGTCTCCTCGTTGTGAGAAGTTTACGATACCGCAGATGTGTCCCAAGTTCTTGCGCAACCAGAAGTTCTGCAAGAAGCACCTCTACACTCCTCAGGGTGAGGCGTCGAGCTGAAGGCGCCTTTGTCGCACCTGATGTCGGTGCCATGGCCGCTATTCCGCGCCAGGGTATAAACTAAAGCGGTATGGGCTACGAATAACAGCCGGCGCCATTTTGGCGCCGAAGTAATGAATCTGGATGGCATTGCTTAGGTGTGTTTTGAGTGACAACTGGCCCTAGTTCAGCTAGCTGTGACGGTGTTGGCTATGTTTCCATTTATAATGCATTGGCGTGCAAAATGTCTTCCATGATGATGAAATTTAAACTACCCGATATAGCGGCTATATGCCGCTGTCTGTCGACGCCGTTTCGCAATATTTCCGCCGGCTAGGTGTAGCGTTTGAGGAACTCTGCGACTTTTCGTCGAGAGTGCAAAATATAACGATTAGTGAGGCCGATTGGTAATATGGACCGGTCGGGATTCGAACCCGAGACCTTCCGCATGCAAAGCGGACGCGATACCCCTACGCCACCAGCCCCGCTGTGCGGGCCGCTTATTGTTGTACGAAGATCCGTTATCGTAAGTGCAATGTCATTCTTGTTATCGGGTTACGCTTTTTATGGCAACAAGGCGGGTGTCTTTGTCATGACAGATTATGGGTGATTTCAAGGTCACATTTCCCGGTGATGTCGTCGATAACCAGGCGGCTTCGCTGTTGCAGGGTCGGGGCACGTATGTCGACGACGGCAAGCTAAAATCGTCGTTCTTAGGGACTTTTAAAAAGGTAGGATACCTCCACAATATTGCAGTAGTTGCGTATTGAGGGGTGTGTATGGCCAACAGCCGTAAAAGGAGCACACATCGCTGTGTGATTCTGCGGCAGTCTTCGACCAAAAATGtgcttacatcgcccacaGCGGCGGATATTAATTATAGGTTGTAACGTATCTTTGCTGTTTCCGTTTGTCTCATTCTGTCTATAGGTGAGATTCGGATTCCAGACCTTCGATTGCCATATGGGATGTTGGCCGATTGTCTCTGCCACTTCTTTGCATTTGGCATTTCCTATGAATCATTTGAGCTGTTTTTGCGAGTGCTGTGTCATCATTTGGCTGTATGCTGTAACCGCCGTGATTTTTTGCACACTCCTGTTTTAGGTCGATAAGCTGGCTTATGTGGAGCCGCTGCATGGCAAATACTTCGCTCAAGTCGGTGATGTCGTCGTAGGGGTGGTTCAGAAGATTGGTGGAAACTGCTGGTACATCGACATAGGTTCATCAATGCGTGTACAGCTGTCGATCCTGCAGGTGAACACCGAGGAACTTGCAAACCGGCGGAAATTGGAAGAAGATGTCTACGAAATGCGGAATATTTTCGACATCGGCGATGTCATATCGTGCGAAGTACAGCGTGTGTCGGTATGTTAGGACGATTTGTATTATAATCAAATGCAGCAAAACGGCACTGTTTTGCTGCAGACGCGTACCAGCAAATATGGCCGGTTGAGCAAtggcatcttggtcaaagtgaaaCCGAACCTGATGCTACGCCAGAGCAGGCACATGCATGACCTCCCATTTGGAGCTAGCCTGATATTGGGATGCAATGGTTTGTGCTGATGCGCCATCTTTTCACGCGTGTTTAGGTTTCATATGGCTGTCGCCTTCGGATGAGCGTAATGACACCACTGTCAAGGCACAAATGTACTACGATATCTGCACGCTTCGCCGTATAATATTATATCTAGCTGGTCTAGGTATTCAAATCAGCTACACAATTATGTGTGACATCTTCGACTTTTTTAAACGGCATTGCCCCAGCGATAGCACTCTGTCGAAGGAGTACGCTGCGCAGTTGGTGGAGTTGTATCTATCCGAGAATAGCAAGTAGTTCTATGGTGCAATGCCACTTTACATAACGTTCGGCTAATTCTAGCTCAATTGTTTCATATTGATTGTCTGGAAGTGGGGCTGCGCTTCACGCCCATTTAGATGACTGGGCACAGGTGAGGCCTTTCTGCGTGCTTCAAAAGATAACGTTTTCACGTTACACAAGCACAAACCTACCAATGTGTTTTCCCACAGTTTGGAAATGTGTCCCTAGTACGAATTCATACCATGTTCATATTTTGGTTCAAATACTTGCTCAACGTGATACAGCACTGCTTGTTATTATTATGTTGTCGTATCCTATATTGTGcgatgtggctacgtgccttgaGCCGGTTCTCGGTTTGGCGTTGctgccgcctcacgctgaattTGGTTGAGGGCTCCTCCCTTTCCTGTTGCCGAGCGctactggtgccatccatgcgggcacCCATTATGTTCTGCTATAAGGGCGATTCACAATGTAGTAATAATATACGGGAGTCACATACCCTATCACGTAGGGCATCTCTTAGAATCGTATTATAGTTGAACACCCTCCCTCTGATCTCCTTTACCAGTTCTTCGTACATCCGCAACTTGCGCGTCTCTATCTCCACCAGATTTACTTATTTACTCGTTTTCATTTCCAGACTAGTGATGCTATTCATCTGTAGCCTGTACCTATATTATGTCATGTTGGTTATATGCCTTGAGTTGCAGAGGGGTACTTCCTTCTAGGGCAGAGTGCCGCTGTGTGACCAAAGGTATCGTCCTGTCGACCATCCAAATCGAGAATTACTACGCCAAGTAATTGGTGACTATGGTGTGATAACTTGTTTGTCAATCACAgactttaattgtcatacgtcacgttggtcgatcTGCTGGTTTGTGTCTTCAGTGAGAGCATTGCTTTGGGTAGAGTGTTGCAATTGTTATTGCCAGTCTAACGACATGTTCTTgtgttgtcgtggatttttGTAACTAGTGTGAACGGCCGTGGACCCGGTGAAGATTGTGCTGTGGAATTACATGTCACCACACCTTAGTTGTGCATTGTTTACCGCAGGCATCAGGAAGATGCAATTTGGAGGTTTGCATATCATTTCGCATTTTGAAACCTCTACAATGCCCTTAACACACGACAAAGAGCAATACGTGGTACCTAGAATGGGACTTCACTGACGCCCCCAATTTGGGTGAGCaactgctgcggcggtgcctgagcacgttggtcgaccTCTGGGAGTGGCGGCTAGACCGTGTGGCTTTCACCCTATATAGGCGAATCTCGGTGAATATTTGCCTATGTATGAGTTAATCTTCAGGGTGGTGGCATTTATTGTCAGCATCGTGATAAGCCTCGAAGTCGTAACCCCAGACTGCACCCCAGCAGAGCCCTTGAGGGGCGCCCCGCAAACATAGCTACCCACTCATTCGTAACCCCTAGAAGGTTGCAACGAGCGTGCACACAATACAATCTTACGTGAAGCATTGGCGTTCCTCTCGCTTAAAATCAGGTGAGTCTATTTTAATACTTATCATGCTGGCGCAGTAACTAGACGATACATCTGTCAGCGGTGAATACGACGTGTTTTGAGGGCGGCGAGCTTCAGGAACACGTTTCGAGAGCACACGTCGACGACAGTCTGTCTTTCGTTTGAACAAAAACCATTTAGCTATACATCCGTGGCCAATTATTTCGCATTATTACGTTTGAATCGGTTGATTGCGAGATGGCGGATTCTTCAGGGGACAAGCCAACCCACCTGGCAACGACTGTTTCTTTCGGTAAGGGTGAGGAAGGAAATGAAGGTATCTGTGGGACATACAAGGGTAGCACAAAAATAGAACATGAGGGCACTAACGAGGACGAAATGAGCTCACAAGGAGCTGCTACAAGacgcatactcgcgtcaaaaGAAGCGGTTAAAAGaagcatactcgcgtcaaaaGAAGCGGTTAGAAGACGCAAACTCGAGTCAAAAGAAGCGGCTACAATAGGCTTACTCGAGTCAAAAGAAGCGGTTAGAAGCGTCCTACTCGCGTCGAAAGCAGCGTTTAGAGGCGGCCCATTCTCGTCACGAGACGCGTGTATGATGAACATAAGGGCGTCAAAAGAATCGGTTGGAAGacgcatactcgcgtcaaaaGAAGCGGTTAGAAGACGCAAACTCGCGTCAAAAGAAGCGATTAGAAGACGCaaactcgcgtcacaagaagagGTTATAATAGACATACACGCGTCAAAAAAGGCGgttataagagacatacacGCGTCGAAAATAGCGGTTATAagcgacatactcgcgtcaaaaGAAGCGGTTAGAAGACGCaaactcgcgtcacaagaagagGTTATAATAGACATACACGCGTCAAAAAAGGCGgttataagagacatacacGCGTCGAAAATAGCGGTTATAAGCGACATATTCGCGTCGAAAGATGCGATTATAGGCGACATACAcgcgtcactagcagcgggtataagagacatactcgcgtcacaagcagcggcaacaagcggcacactcgcgccacaagcagcgggtataagagacatattCCCGTCACTAGCAGCTGTTGCACCCCCCCCATTCATTCCACAAGTGCCTGTTGCACGCCGTGAATCCTTGCCACAAGAGGCTGTTGCAGGCGCCACACCCTCATCAGAAATAGCGGGTGCAAGCGGCAAACGTCCACACGCAGAGGTAACAAGaggcatactcgcgtcaaacGAAGCGGTTAGAGGCGACACAATCTCGCCAGAAGCAGCGGGtagcggcgccggcaaaGATGATTCAGAAGCAGGATATAAGGATAAATGTCGTAAAACTTTGCGTAAATTCCGGAAGCCTATAAAGAAACGTTTCCGTTTTCGTAGTGAGTATGACCGCAACTCTAGCAGCACTTCTGAGAGTTGCGGTAGTAGAAATATGGAACAGGTTATCATTGACACTGCCAACTATGCCGAAGACATAAGCACTTTTGTCAAGCATATTGCGGAGAATCTAGACCGGCTGATTCATTTTGGACCTCCCCCCCAAAAGCACCATTCAGAACGTGACAAAAACGACAATGCGCGTGAAGACGTGGAACAGAGTTCAAACGACACGTTCAGTGCAggcagtgaggatggtACAGAGGATCTTCCGCCTGAAGACCATAATTCTGAGAGTGAAGGAGGCTTGTAAATAGCTCTTTGTACCCGCGGGAATCGCCACGTGAAGGTGGCAGCGTGGGCACGAACTATTCGACAGCCTGGATGAAGAAAAGACGGGGACGACGTTCACGCAGTGCTTCCTACCCTCCTTGTGCACTTCACCCTTGCTGTACACGCTTACATCCAGTAATAACAagcgcatatcacctaagcagcaactAGAAAGTAATGTATTACATGAAAGCGTCGGTTTATTTGTTTATGCTCTGGTCTGGCGATCGCTAAAGTCGGCAGCACGACAACGCCTTGTAAGATTCTAAAGAAACGTTTCCGTTTTCGTAGTGAGTATGACCGCAACTCTAGCAGCACTTCTGAGAGTTGCGGTAGTAGAAATATGGAACAGGTTATCATTGACACTGCCAAATATGCCGAAGACATAAGCACTTTTGT
This sequence is a window from Babesia bigemina genome assembly Bbig001, chromosome : I. Protein-coding genes within it:
- a CDS encoding Exosome complex exonuclease RRP4 — translated: MLADCLCHFFAFGISYESFELFLRVLCHHLAVDKLAYVEPLHGKYFAQVGDVVVGVVQKIGGNCWYIDIGSSMRVQLSILQVNTEELANRRKLEEDVYEMRNIFDIGDVISCEVQRVSQNGTVLLQTRTSKYGRLSNGILVKVKPNLMLRQSRHMHDLPFGASLILGCNGFIWLSPSDERNDTTVKAQMYYDICTLRRIILYLAGLGIQISYTIMCDIFDFFKRHCPSDSTLSKEYAAQLVELYLSENSK
- a CDS encoding ribosomal L29e protein family protein, putative, which codes for MAKSKNHTNHNQIRKAHRNGIKKVRIPRKISTKGMCPKFLRNQKFCKKHLYTPQGEASS